In Bremerella cremea, one DNA window encodes the following:
- the pyrE gene encoding orotate phosphoribosyltransferase — MQYDKQRLIEIVREKGLKFGDFTLASGKKASYYLDCRKVTLSSEGALQVGLGILEMLGDSLPDAVGGMAIGADPISASVITMAAVQGKSLAGFIVRKEAKAHGTGQDVEGPVVAGNSCVIVEDVVTTGGSSLKAIEKVEAAGLKVLGVIAIVDRMEGGKKAFADAGYELRTLLTIEDFGITPPQ, encoded by the coding sequence ATGCAGTACGACAAACAGCGTCTAATCGAGATCGTGCGAGAAAAGGGTTTGAAATTTGGCGATTTCACGCTCGCTTCCGGCAAGAAGGCTTCCTATTACCTCGACTGCCGCAAGGTAACTCTTTCCAGCGAAGGAGCCCTCCAGGTTGGCCTGGGTATCTTAGAAATGTTGGGAGACAGCCTGCCCGACGCGGTCGGCGGGATGGCGATCGGCGCCGATCCGATCTCAGCTTCGGTGATCACCATGGCAGCCGTTCAAGGTAAATCGCTGGCTGGGTTTATCGTTCGCAAGGAAGCCAAAGCCCACGGCACCGGGCAAGATGTCGAAGGCCCCGTGGTGGCTGGCAACTCTTGCGTGATCGTGGAAGACGTCGTCACGACCGGCGGAAGCTCGCTCAAGGCGATCGAAAAGGTAGAAGCCGCCGGCTTGAAAGTCCTGGGCGTGATCGCGATTGTCGATCGCATGGAAGGTGGCAAAAAAGCCTTCGCCGATGCCGGCTACGAGCTACGCACCTTGCTGACGATCGAAGACTTCGGCATCACTCCACCGCAATAA
- a CDS encoding PhzF family phenazine biosynthesis protein, with product MPSTLFQVDAFSLQPFAGNPAAVCLLEQPADEKWMQQVAAEMNLAETAFVCPEGDSLRLRWFTPLVEVDLCGHATLSAAHILWQVGRFTSDQTIAFETLSGTLTAARVADKIELDFPISPAVQQPPEAGLLEALGISDATFCGKNGRDWLIEIPSAASLRRLSPNHAALMTYAVRGVMVTSPSDDARYDFLSRFFAPACGVPEDPVTGSAHCVLGEYWSKRLGKTTLSAYQASPRGGEVEVEVRNNRALLRGHAVTVAQIELLC from the coding sequence ATGCCATCCACGTTGTTTCAAGTCGACGCGTTCTCTTTGCAACCGTTTGCAGGCAATCCGGCCGCCGTTTGCCTATTAGAGCAGCCAGCAGATGAAAAATGGATGCAACAAGTAGCCGCCGAAATGAATCTTGCCGAAACGGCGTTTGTATGCCCTGAAGGAGATTCGCTGCGGCTGCGTTGGTTCACTCCCCTAGTTGAAGTCGACCTGTGCGGGCACGCGACCCTGTCGGCGGCTCATATTTTGTGGCAAGTTGGCCGCTTCACCTCTGACCAGACGATTGCCTTCGAAACGCTTAGTGGCACGCTAACCGCCGCACGGGTGGCCGACAAAATCGAACTCGACTTTCCCATCTCTCCGGCGGTTCAACAACCGCCAGAAGCAGGCCTGCTGGAAGCATTGGGCATCTCGGATGCCACCTTCTGCGGCAAGAACGGGCGAGATTGGCTGATTGAAATACCTTCTGCCGCAAGCTTGCGTCGACTGTCGCCTAATCATGCTGCCCTGATGACCTACGCAGTTCGTGGGGTGATGGTGACTTCCCCTAGCGACGATGCCCGCTATGACTTTCTTTCGCGTTTCTTCGCGCCAGCATGCGGCGTACCTGAAGACCCAGTGACCGGTTCTGCGCATTGTGTGCTGGGCGAATATTGGAGCAAGCGGCTTGGCAAGACAACGCTGAGTGCCTATCAAGCATCTCCGCGCGGGGGTGAAGTAGAAGTTGAGGTTCGAAACAATCGTGCCCTCTTACGAGGGCACGCTGTAACAGTTGCTCAAATCGAACTCCTCTGCTAA
- the pdxA gene encoding 4-hydroxythreonine-4-phosphate dehydrogenase PdxA produces MSQPRIIITMGDPGGVGPEVCLQLLSDPKQYAPAVPIVFGDAAILSRVAKQCGFPEPKVVVPFAESLDFRGMAEATVVDFGTIESETFVPGKVSAEGGEASYQYIMRAIDAALAGKVDGITTGPINKEALHAAQHFYPGHTEIFIERCGRDSGCMMLTSDLLTCSFVTTHVGYRDVPELLTIERIGEVIDLTVDAMRKIRHREPRLLVCGLNPHAGEHGLFGDREEERIIMPAVQIARDKGIQIDGPVPPDTAFLAERRPLYDCVVCMYHDQGHIPLKALAFDIAVNTTLGLPIVRTSVDHGTAFDIAWQGKAKVSSMIHAVRLAGDLSAR; encoded by the coding sequence GTGTCGCAACCTCGAATTATTATCACCATGGGAGACCCTGGCGGCGTCGGTCCCGAAGTTTGTTTGCAATTGCTCAGCGATCCGAAGCAGTACGCCCCGGCTGTGCCGATTGTGTTCGGCGATGCCGCCATTTTGAGCCGCGTGGCCAAGCAGTGCGGTTTTCCCGAACCTAAGGTTGTGGTTCCTTTCGCTGAATCTCTCGACTTTAGGGGCATGGCCGAGGCGACGGTGGTTGATTTCGGAACCATCGAGAGCGAAACGTTTGTGCCAGGCAAGGTTTCGGCTGAAGGGGGAGAGGCTTCGTACCAGTACATCATGCGGGCTATCGATGCGGCCTTGGCGGGCAAGGTCGACGGCATCACCACGGGGCCGATCAACAAAGAGGCACTGCATGCGGCCCAGCATTTTTACCCGGGGCATACCGAAATTTTCATCGAACGCTGTGGCCGTGACTCTGGCTGCATGATGCTGACCAGCGATCTGCTGACTTGCAGCTTTGTGACCACGCACGTTGGGTATCGTGATGTGCCGGAGCTGCTAACGATAGAACGCATTGGTGAAGTTATCGACTTAACGGTGGATGCGATGCGGAAGATTCGCCATCGCGAGCCGAGGCTGTTGGTTTGCGGCTTGAATCCACATGCCGGCGAACATGGTTTGTTCGGCGACCGGGAAGAAGAGCGAATCATCATGCCGGCGGTGCAAATTGCCCGCGATAAGGGAATCCAGATCGACGGCCCAGTGCCGCCAGATACGGCATTTCTGGCCGAACGACGCCCATTGTACGACTGCGTGGTCTGTATGTATCACGATCAGGGGCATATTCCCTTAAAAGCCCTGGCATTTGATATCGCCGTAAACACCACGCTTGGCTTGCCAATTGTACGGACCTCGGTCGATCACGGCACCGCGTTCGATATTGCGTGGCAGGGCAAAGCAAAGGTCTCGAGTATGATTCATGCGGTCCGACTGGCTGGAGATCTCTCGGCGAGGTAG
- a CDS encoding PQQ-dependent sugar dehydrogenase has product MNRLSRLLCVALLTCGMIGPVLAQKPVEGPPVPNDPVLPVKAKKAFTNLRIRRPVTITNAGDGSGRIFFAEQQGVILAVPNDPDVEEADVFLDIENEVRFNPSQNEEGLLGLAFHPKFKENGEFFVYYTIKKGLVSRVSRFKTMKDDPSKGDPNSEEVLLTLEQPFWNHNGGSIEFGPDGYLYIALGDGGSANDPQGNGQNLETWLGSILRIDVDKKEDGKNYAIPADNPFVDTEGAKPEIYAYGLRNVWRLTFDRKTGACWVGDVGQNIWEEIDIIKNGGNYGWNVREGLHPFSDQNAKPDAKYIDPVFEYHHNVGKSITSGYVYRGKKVPELEGKFLYADYVSGKIWALDYDYETGKAGQNYRIEEPSNPPVVCFGETEDGEVLMSAIFGEYGSIYEFVPAE; this is encoded by the coding sequence ATGAATCGATTGTCACGTTTGTTGTGTGTGGCCCTGCTGACTTGCGGAATGATTGGGCCAGTCTTGGCTCAGAAACCTGTTGAAGGGCCTCCGGTCCCCAACGACCCAGTGCTGCCGGTCAAAGCGAAGAAGGCGTTTACCAACCTGCGGATTCGTCGCCCGGTGACCATCACCAACGCAGGGGATGGTTCTGGCCGAATTTTCTTTGCCGAACAGCAAGGTGTGATCCTGGCCGTGCCTAACGATCCCGACGTGGAAGAGGCAGATGTCTTTCTCGACATTGAGAACGAAGTCCGTTTCAATCCAAGTCAAAATGAAGAAGGTTTGCTGGGGCTGGCGTTCCATCCCAAGTTCAAAGAGAACGGCGAGTTCTTCGTCTACTACACCATTAAGAAAGGGCTCGTCTCTCGCGTTTCTCGTTTCAAAACGATGAAGGATGATCCCAGCAAGGGAGATCCAAACTCGGAAGAAGTCTTGCTGACCTTAGAGCAGCCGTTCTGGAACCACAACGGCGGCAGCATTGAATTTGGGCCCGATGGATATCTGTACATTGCCCTCGGTGATGGGGGATCTGCAAACGATCCGCAAGGCAATGGTCAGAACCTGGAAACCTGGTTGGGATCGATCTTGCGAATTGATGTCGACAAGAAAGAAGATGGCAAGAACTACGCTATTCCGGCGGACAATCCTTTTGTCGATACTGAAGGGGCCAAGCCTGAAATTTACGCTTACGGCTTGCGAAACGTCTGGCGTTTAACCTTTGACCGCAAGACGGGTGCTTGTTGGGTTGGCGATGTCGGGCAAAACATCTGGGAAGAGATCGACATCATCAAGAACGGTGGCAACTACGGCTGGAACGTGCGAGAAGGATTGCATCCGTTCTCGGATCAGAACGCCAAGCCAGATGCGAAGTACATCGATCCGGTTTTCGAGTACCATCACAACGTCGGAAAGTCGATCACCAGCGGCTATGTCTATCGTGGTAAGAAGGTGCCAGAGCTTGAAGGGAAGTTCCTGTATGCGGATTACGTCTCTGGCAAGATCTGGGCGCTCGACTACGATTACGAAACCGGCAAAGCAGGCCAGAACTATCGTATCGAAGAGCCATCTAACCCACCGGTCGTTTGCTTTGGTGAAACGGAAGATGGCGAAGTGCTGATGAGCGCGATCTTTGGCGAGTACGGTTCGATTTACGAATTCGTGCCTGCCGAATAA
- the lysS gene encoding lysine--tRNA ligase yields the protein MLSDESRPWIEDQNAAVHAIEAARRQKMDKLVQMGIDPWGHRFDNQQAIADVRALEGEITEQKSTSEGGREQTTFSGPKVRVAGRIVLMRPTGKLIFINLVDRTGTIQLFLGQAQVGERNWEIAQCLDLGDIIGVDGELKKTKTGELTIFVEELHFLTKTLEAPPEKHKGITDPELRQRMRYVDLAYGEGVLERFVQRTQIVRSIRETLVGEGYYEIEGPTLHTIAGGAAARPFETFHNALGMPLVMRIALELHLKRLLVGGMERVFELGRVYRNEGISPRHNPEFTMLEVYQAFGNYETMMDLTQNIIVNALDAIGSGYKVPFGDKEIDFTPPFQRCCYRDLLAEHAGIDPANDAEVIACAKKLGLATEGKHPDVLRNEIFEETVEDKLVGPVFVIDYPASICPLTKRKSDQPEIAERFELFIHGMELANAYTELNDPDLQEKLFRTQLEGMAEEDSMARMDTDFVRALRNGMPPAGGLGIGIDRLVMLLTNSSTIREVILFPLLRHEAT from the coding sequence ATGCTTTCGGATGAAAGCCGTCCCTGGATCGAAGATCAAAACGCTGCCGTGCATGCGATTGAAGCGGCTCGTCGCCAGAAGATGGACAAGCTTGTCCAAATGGGGATCGATCCGTGGGGGCATCGCTTCGACAACCAACAGGCGATCGCCGATGTGCGCGCCCTGGAAGGAGAGATCACCGAACAGAAGTCGACCAGCGAAGGGGGCCGCGAGCAAACCACCTTCAGCGGTCCCAAGGTCCGCGTGGCTGGTCGAATCGTGCTGATGCGACCTACTGGTAAGTTGATCTTCATCAATCTGGTGGATCGCACCGGCACCATTCAATTGTTCCTCGGCCAAGCTCAGGTCGGCGAACGGAACTGGGAGATCGCTCAGTGTTTGGATCTGGGTGACATCATCGGTGTCGACGGCGAACTGAAGAAAACGAAAACGGGCGAGCTCACGATCTTCGTGGAAGAACTCCATTTCCTGACGAAAACCTTGGAAGCTCCTCCGGAAAAGCATAAGGGGATCACCGATCCAGAACTGCGTCAACGGATGCGTTACGTCGATCTGGCCTACGGCGAAGGGGTGTTGGAGCGTTTCGTGCAGCGTACCCAAATCGTTCGCTCGATCCGCGAAACGTTGGTGGGCGAAGGGTACTACGAAATTGAAGGCCCTACGCTGCATACGATCGCCGGTGGTGCCGCCGCTCGCCCGTTCGAGACTTTCCACAATGCGTTGGGCATGCCGCTGGTGATGCGGATTGCCTTAGAACTGCACCTGAAGCGGCTTTTGGTCGGTGGTATGGAACGTGTCTTCGAGCTGGGACGCGTTTATCGCAACGAAGGGATTAGCCCCCGTCACAATCCAGAGTTCACCATGCTGGAGGTCTATCAGGCTTTTGGCAACTACGAAACGATGATGGACCTGACGCAGAACATCATTGTCAACGCCTTAGACGCAATCGGTTCTGGGTATAAGGTTCCTTTTGGCGACAAGGAAATCGACTTCACGCCGCCATTCCAGCGTTGCTGCTATCGCGATCTGCTCGCCGAACATGCTGGCATCGATCCGGCTAATGATGCCGAAGTGATCGCATGTGCTAAGAAGCTGGGGCTTGCTACCGAAGGGAAGCATCCTGATGTGCTCCGCAACGAGATCTTTGAGGAAACGGTTGAGGACAAGCTGGTTGGGCCGGTCTTTGTGATCGACTACCCTGCTAGCATCTGCCCGCTGACCAAGCGGAAGAGCGATCAGCCAGAAATTGCGGAACGCTTTGAACTGTTCATTCACGGCATGGAACTAGCCAACGCCTACACCGAGCTAAACGACCCCGATCTGCAGGAAAAGCTGTTCCGCACACAACTTGAGGGGATGGCCGAAGAGGACTCGATGGCACGCATGGACACCGATTTTGTGCGGGCCCTGCGCAACGGAATGCCTCCAGCTGGCGGACTTGGTATTGGCATCGACCGCCTAGTCATGTTACTAACTAACAGCTCGACAATTCGCGAAGTGATTTTGTTCCCGCTGTTGCGGCACGAAGCGACCTAG
- a CDS encoding ABC transporter permease — translation MYKLMLCLRYLRTRYIALASIISVTLGVATMVVVNSVMSGFSHEMHVRLHGILSDIVMESHSLDGFYQWQRHMDEVRQVAGDDIENMTVTVHVPAMLDIYHRNEWLPRQVTVIGIDDETYNNVSDFSKYLKHPSNRAQVNFNLKDGGYEGPEGSPLVEAGWAHRRSKIAYQKALEEEMNRFEILHQTGRMPGKSQSDPSQFAAMPSPLQDQSSEPIVPKFSDEPDAPPLPGPPPAELAERMAQNEPVAGGAAETDGDPFNQRHQFSQENTFDPMKHQSPGIILGMAVASIRQRNAEGEVKDYFLAVPGDDVRLTFPSAESPPQAVSETFTVVDFYESKMNEYDAGFAFVPLSRLQSLRYMTHPELGNAISTIQIRLKPGANLTEVTNRLRAAFPPQQFPFRIQSWKDMQGPLLAAVQMEKTILNILLFLIIGVAGFGILATFYMIVVEKTKDIGILKSLGASGGGIMSIFLGYGLSLGIVGSGVGCILGLLFVWNINHIAKLIEIITGREVFDPTIYYFQEIPTIIEPMAIVMVVTGAMLIAVLASVLPAIRAARLHPVEALRYE, via the coding sequence ATGTACAAGTTGATGCTCTGTCTGCGTTATCTCCGGACACGCTATATCGCCCTAGCGTCGATCATCAGTGTGACGCTAGGTGTGGCGACCATGGTGGTTGTCAATTCGGTGATGTCCGGCTTCTCGCACGAGATGCACGTCCGTCTACACGGCATCCTCTCGGACATCGTCATGGAAAGCCATAGCCTGGATGGTTTCTACCAGTGGCAACGGCACATGGACGAAGTGAGGCAAGTCGCCGGTGATGATATCGAAAACATGACCGTTACGGTTCATGTTCCGGCGATGCTGGATATATACCATCGCAACGAATGGCTTCCCCGCCAAGTGACGGTAATCGGCATCGACGACGAAACCTACAACAACGTCAGCGATTTCTCGAAGTATTTGAAGCACCCCAGCAATCGGGCCCAGGTCAACTTCAACCTGAAAGACGGCGGCTACGAAGGCCCGGAAGGCTCGCCCCTTGTCGAAGCTGGCTGGGCTCATCGTAGGAGCAAAATTGCTTATCAAAAAGCACTCGAAGAAGAGATGAACCGGTTCGAGATCTTGCATCAAACAGGCCGAATGCCTGGCAAGTCGCAAAGCGATCCTTCGCAATTTGCCGCCATGCCTAGCCCGCTACAGGATCAGTCTAGCGAGCCGATCGTGCCCAAGTTTTCGGACGAGCCGGATGCTCCGCCGCTGCCTGGTCCTCCACCGGCGGAACTAGCCGAGCGAATGGCGCAGAACGAGCCTGTCGCAGGCGGGGCAGCCGAAACCGACGGAGACCCGTTCAACCAACGGCATCAGTTTTCCCAAGAGAATACCTTCGATCCGATGAAGCATCAGTCGCCTGGCATCATTCTGGGAATGGCCGTGGCCAGCATTCGTCAACGCAATGCCGAAGGGGAAGTCAAAGATTATTTCCTCGCGGTGCCTGGCGACGATGTGCGGCTGACGTTTCCTTCTGCCGAGAGCCCACCGCAAGCGGTGAGCGAAACGTTTACCGTGGTCGACTTTTACGAAAGCAAGATGAACGAATACGATGCTGGCTTCGCGTTCGTGCCGCTCAGCCGCTTGCAATCGCTGCGTTACATGACCCATCCGGAACTGGGCAATGCCATCTCGACGATTCAAATTCGTTTGAAGCCAGGGGCAAACTTGACGGAAGTCACTAACCGCTTGCGAGCCGCTTTCCCGCCGCAGCAGTTTCCTTTCCGCATTCAATCGTGGAAAGACATGCAAGGCCCTTTGTTGGCTGCCGTGCAAATGGAAAAGACGATCCTAAATATCCTGCTGTTCCTGATCATTGGCGTGGCAGGCTTCGGCATCTTGGCGACGTTCTACATGATCGTGGTCGAAAAGACGAAGGACATCGGCATCCTCAAATCGCTCGGTGCGAGTGGTGGCGGGATCATGAGTATCTTCCTCGGTTACGGTTTGTCGCTAGGCATCGTGGGCTCTGGCGTGGGCTGCATTCTGGGGCTGCTCTTTGTGTGGAATATCAACCACATTGCCAAGCTGATCGAGATCATCACCGGACGCGAAGTGTTTGATCCGACGATTTACTACTTTCAAGAAATCCCCACAATTATCGAACCGATGGCGATTGTCATGGTGGTGACCGGGGCGATGTTGATTGCTGTGTTGGCCAGTGTGCTGCCAGCGATTCGCGCCGCGCGGCTGCATCCAGTGGAGGCCCTACGTTATGAGTAA
- a CDS encoding ABC transporter ATP-binding protein, which translates to MSNMMSDSYLSTSIPTTSVPPQPTPSKPAPHINTDRFDTPIEVDRPILKTTGLYKSYRKGQHVVPVLRGVDFVANEGRVTSIIGQSGSGKSTLLHLLGTLDVPDQGEIYFEDKRTDNLPIRQRDRLRNGQFGLIFQFYHLLPELTTLENVLTPAMISHGFFKYWAVRKQLRERAKEVLDLVGLGHRLTHKPRELSGGEMQRTAIARALISNPKVLLADEPTGNLDRQTGREVLGILRKLNEEQGLTIVMVTHDQSIADEADAIVRLAEGCVETV; encoded by the coding sequence ATGAGTAATATGATGAGCGATAGCTATCTCAGTACCTCCATCCCCACCACAAGCGTGCCACCACAACCCACCCCCTCGAAGCCGGCACCGCACATCAATACCGATCGCTTTGATACGCCTATCGAAGTTGACCGTCCGATCCTCAAGACTACGGGGCTTTATAAAAGTTACCGCAAGGGGCAGCATGTTGTCCCGGTGTTGCGAGGGGTCGATTTTGTCGCCAACGAAGGACGCGTCACGTCGATCATCGGGCAGAGCGGTTCTGGCAAAAGCACGCTGCTGCATCTGCTAGGCACACTCGATGTTCCTGATCAAGGCGAAATTTACTTCGAGGACAAGCGAACCGACAACTTGCCGATTCGCCAACGCGACCGATTGCGCAACGGCCAGTTCGGTTTGATCTTTCAGTTCTATCACTTGCTGCCAGAGCTGACGACGCTGGAGAACGTGCTCACTCCGGCGATGATCTCGCACGGATTTTTCAAATATTGGGCCGTCCGCAAGCAACTGCGTGAACGGGCCAAGGAAGTGCTTGATCTGGTTGGCCTCGGGCATCGTTTAACGCACAAGCCGCGCGAACTGTCTGGCGGTGAAATGCAGCGAACGGCCATCGCCCGGGCCCTGATCAGCAACCCGAAGGTCTTGCTGGCCGACGAACCAACCGGCAACCTCGACCGACAAACGGGCCGAGAAGTGCTTGGCATCCTCCGTAAGCTGAACGAAGAACAAGGCTTGACCATCGTGATGGTCACGCACGACCAAAGCATCGCCGACGAAGCCGACGCCATCGTCCGCCTGGCGGAAGGTTGTGTCGAGACGGTTTAG
- a CDS encoding L,D-transpeptidase family protein: METIKTACMVIVLMAIGYGVYTVLNQPEEVPPEVASAASNMELSLPEFPQVGMPGDSANSLGTPSSGPPPFNANSLSASPSFASAQSTAPQLGQPNDSALPSAHTAPPLAGDHSAEQEATPYVPQFAGASDLPPLGNTATANPAGLAPSGEAHIPSSPDATHTQLASVYSHGSSLGGMNRNMPEMPGHSMAASSPPPGDFQTDWDEAEVYLNQNDLVEACRRLTPWRNRPELTPAQKDELNLLLNQLGGTIAYSTRHLLEEPYTVGSGETLESIAKQYDVPPLLLQRINGLSDPNQLTPGQKLKVLQGPFSAKIDMTHNELSLEVDGCYAGRFPITIENGAVIPTGEHEVLRKEASPQFFDQTSQRVLSAGDPANPYGSHAIHLDGGVVLHGTGGPGGSISVSTADSEYLYEILSVGSKVTVLR; the protein is encoded by the coding sequence GTGGAAACGATCAAAACCGCTTGCATGGTCATTGTGTTGATGGCCATTGGTTACGGCGTCTACACCGTTTTGAATCAGCCGGAAGAAGTTCCGCCCGAAGTTGCCAGCGCTGCCAGTAACATGGAGTTGTCGCTGCCTGAGTTTCCGCAAGTCGGTATGCCAGGCGATTCCGCCAATTCCTTGGGCACCCCATCTTCCGGCCCACCACCTTTCAACGCAAATTCTCTCAGCGCGTCCCCCAGCTTTGCTAGCGCTCAATCAACCGCACCGCAGCTTGGCCAGCCTAACGATTCGGCTCTGCCTTCTGCACACACGGCTCCCCCTCTTGCTGGCGACCATTCCGCCGAGCAGGAAGCAACACCTTACGTACCTCAATTCGCTGGCGCCAGCGATCTGCCACCGCTTGGCAACACGGCAACAGCCAACCCTGCTGGGCTGGCTCCTTCGGGCGAAGCGCATATCCCTTCGTCCCCGGATGCTACTCACACGCAATTGGCCTCGGTTTATTCGCATGGCAGTAGCCTGGGCGGAATGAACCGCAACATGCCCGAGATGCCAGGGCACTCGATGGCAGCCAGTTCGCCTCCGCCGGGAGATTTCCAAACCGATTGGGATGAAGCGGAAGTCTATTTAAATCAAAATGATTTGGTCGAAGCGTGTCGCCGACTAACACCGTGGCGCAATCGCCCTGAGTTAACACCAGCTCAGAAAGACGAACTGAATTTGCTGCTGAACCAGCTTGGCGGGACAATCGCCTACTCGACGCGGCACCTGCTGGAAGAGCCATACACCGTCGGCAGCGGCGAGACGCTCGAAAGCATCGCCAAGCAGTACGACGTTCCGCCGCTGTTACTGCAACGCATTAACGGCCTCAGCGATCCCAACCAATTGACGCCTGGGCAGAAGCTGAAAGTCTTGCAAGGTCCGTTCTCGGCCAAGATCGACATGACTCATAACGAATTGTCGCTGGAAGTCGACGGCTGCTACGCCGGTCGATTCCCCATCACCATCGAGAACGGCGCCGTCATTCCGACAGGCGAGCATGAAGTGCTGCGTAAGGAAGCCAGTCCGCAGTTTTTCGATCAAACCAGCCAACGCGTGCTGTCCGCAGGCGACCCTGCGAATCCGTACGGTAGCCACGCAATTCACTTGGACGGAGGCGTCGTTTTGCACGGCACCGGCGGCCCAGGCGGCTCGATCAGCGTGAGTACGGCTGACTCCGAGTACCTCTACGAAATCCTCTCGGTCGGCTCGAAAGTGACCGTACTGCGTTAA
- a CDS encoding replication-associated recombination protein A has product MSLFEQAETKNFDRAKPLAARMRPRNLNEFFGQKHFLAEGKLLWRLIKSNRLTSVLFYGPPGCGKTTLAQLLASETKSRYRQLNAVTSGVKELREVLQEAQSEVATGGRKTLLFIDEIHRFNKSQQDALLPDVENGIVILVGATTSNPFFAVNSALVSRSQVFQFEPLSAEEIREVLDAALKDPHRGLGKFDVVLHDDAAEFLAEVCDGDARRALNALEIGVLSSDEKPIQFTRELAEETIQRKAVQYDRDGDTHYDTASALIKSIRGSDVDASIYWLAKMLEGGEDIRFITRRLIISASEDIGNADPHALTIAVSAMQACEMIGLPECQLTLSQTVAYLACAPKSNAATVAIGEARADIREGRVQPVPTHLRDAHYGGAKELGHGEGYQYAHNSPDGIAAQSYLGIDREYYRPVPRGFEATLQKRVEVYRKRLRGEEE; this is encoded by the coding sequence ATGTCTTTATTTGAACAAGCCGAAACCAAGAACTTCGACCGCGCCAAACCGCTCGCGGCTCGGATGCGGCCGCGTAACCTGAACGAATTCTTCGGACAAAAACACTTCCTGGCCGAAGGCAAACTGCTATGGCGGCTGATCAAATCGAATCGGCTGACTTCGGTTTTGTTCTATGGCCCGCCTGGATGCGGCAAAACGACGCTCGCCCAGTTGCTGGCATCCGAAACGAAAAGCCGCTACCGTCAGCTGAACGCCGTCACCTCTGGTGTCAAGGAACTGCGCGAAGTCTTGCAAGAGGCACAAAGCGAGGTCGCCACCGGTGGACGCAAAACGCTGTTGTTCATCGACGAGATCCACCGCTTTAACAAGTCGCAACAAGACGCGTTGCTGCCGGACGTGGAAAATGGCATCGTAATTCTGGTCGGCGCCACCACCAGCAACCCTTTCTTTGCGGTCAACAGTGCCCTGGTCAGCCGCAGCCAGGTGTTTCAGTTTGAGCCGTTATCGGCAGAAGAAATTCGCGAAGTGCTTGATGCGGCGCTCAAAGATCCCCATCGTGGGCTCGGCAAGTTCGATGTCGTACTGCATGACGACGCCGCCGAGTTTTTAGCAGAAGTTTGCGACGGCGACGCTCGCCGCGCACTGAACGCTTTAGAAATCGGGGTTCTTTCGAGCGACGAGAAACCCATTCAATTCACCCGCGAACTAGCCGAAGAAACCATTCAGCGCAAAGCCGTGCAGTACGACCGCGATGGCGATACGCACTACGACACGGCCAGTGCCCTGATTAAGAGCATCCGGGGCAGCGATGTCGATGCTTCGATCTACTGGCTGGCCAAGATGCTGGAAGGGGGCGAAGACATTCGTTTCATCACGCGGCGGTTGATTATCTCGGCCAGCGAAGACATCGGCAACGCCGACCCACACGCCCTGACAATCGCCGTTTCCGCGATGCAAGCCTGCGAGATGATCGGTCTGCCGGAATGCCAACTCACCCTTTCGCAAACGGTTGCTTACCTGGCCTGTGCCCCGAAAAGCAACGCCGCCACGGTCGCCATTGGCGAGGCCAGGGCTGATATTCGCGAAGGTCGTGTTCAACCGGTTCCCACCCACCTGCGCGATGCCCACTATGGCGGGGCGAAAGAACTTGGCCACGGCGAAGGCTACCAATACGCCCACAACTCCCCCGACGGCATCGCCGCCCAAAGCTACCTTGGCATCGACCGAGAATACTACCGCCCTGTCCCCCGTGGCTTCGAGGCGACGCTACAAAAACGAGTGGAAGTCTATCGCAAACGGCTTCGGGGCGAAGAGGAATGA